The Clostridium chauvoei genome has a window encoding:
- the pgsA gene encoding CDP-diacylglycerol--glycerol-3-phosphate 3-phosphatidyltransferase: protein MNLANKLTMLRIFLVPLFLVFIAVKGIPYGTIIATFIFVIASLTDQLDGYIARSRNQITNFGKFMDPLADKLLVTAALISLVELQVVPSWAAVIIIAREFAVSGLRTIAASEGKVIAASWWGKIKTVIQIIAIVTLLLQVNVGSSAYLTDLAIRNELFRGLITYAPKYLLLLAVAITIVSGYDYFRKNKKVINSNK, encoded by the coding sequence ATGAATTTAGCAAATAAATTAACTATGCTAAGAATATTTTTAGTACCATTATTTTTAGTTTTTATAGCAGTAAAAGGGATTCCTTATGGAACTATAATTGCAACATTTATTTTTGTAATTGCATCACTTACAGATCAATTAGATGGATATATTGCAAGAAGTAGAAATCAAATAACAAACTTTGGAAAATTCATGGATCCTTTAGCAGATAAGCTTTTAGTTACTGCAGCATTAATATCTTTAGTTGAACTTCAAGTTGTACCATCATGGGCAGCAGTAATAATAATAGCTAGAGAATTTGCAGTATCAGGCCTTAGAACAATAGCTGCATCAGAAGGCAAAGTTATAGCAGCTAGTTGGTGGGGAAAAATAAAAACAGTAATTCAAATAATAGCTATAGTAACATTATTACTACAAGTAAATGTAGGTTCATCAGCTTATTTAACTGATTTAGCTATAAGAAATGAATTGTTTAGAGGATTAATTACATATGCTCCAAAATATTTATTACTTTTAGCTGTGGCTATAACTATAGTTTCAGGATATGATTATTTTAGAAAAAATAAAAAAGTAATTAATTCAAATAAATAG
- the rimO gene encoding 30S ribosomal protein S12 methylthiotransferase RimO, with the protein MQKFKVGMVSLGCDKNRVDSELILGSINKHYEITNDPKEADIIIVNTCGFIEKAKQESIDTILEMAEYKTKYKCKMLIATGCLTQRYGDELLELMPEIDILMGVNDYMKLHKLIMQFIKEEKRISSAEYSDNNINEGIRLLTTDKHTAYVRIAEGCNNFCTYCIIPKIRGKFRSRKMENILEEVKSLSSQGVKEFILIAQDLTCYGIDIYNEKKLHELISEMSKIEGVEWIRLLYCYPEEITEELIDEIATNDKVVKYLDLPIQHINDNILKRMARKTNKQTIISKINRLREKVSGVVLRTSLIVGFPGETKEEFEELKEFLKDFKLDNVGVFKYSQEEGTPASKMDNQVLEEVKDVRERELMDVQKIVSEGLNKLKVSKVYDTIIEGRKGKYFIGRSSEMAPEIDGVIYVKSDENLNKGDIIKVKIIEALEYDLIGEVYNEFSK; encoded by the coding sequence TTGCAAAAATTTAAAGTAGGAATGGTTAGCTTAGGCTGTGATAAAAATAGAGTAGATTCAGAACTTATATTAGGATCTATAAATAAGCATTATGAAATAACAAATGATCCAAAAGAAGCAGATATAATAATAGTAAATACTTGTGGATTTATAGAAAAGGCAAAACAGGAATCGATAGATACTATATTAGAGATGGCAGAATATAAGACGAAATATAAATGTAAGATGTTAATTGCAACAGGTTGCTTAACTCAAAGATATGGAGATGAGCTTTTAGAGTTAATGCCTGAGATAGATATATTAATGGGTGTTAATGACTATATGAAATTACACAAACTTATAATGCAATTTATAAAAGAAGAAAAGCGAATTTCATCAGCAGAATATAGTGATAATAATATAAATGAAGGCATAAGATTATTAACAACAGATAAGCATACAGCATATGTAAGAATAGCTGAAGGATGTAATAATTTTTGTACCTATTGCATTATACCTAAAATAAGAGGTAAATTTAGAAGTAGAAAGATGGAAAATATACTTGAAGAAGTAAAGTCACTTTCAAGTCAAGGAGTTAAGGAATTTATACTTATAGCTCAAGATTTAACTTGTTATGGAATAGACATATATAATGAGAAAAAGTTACACGAACTTATTTCAGAAATGTCTAAAATAGAGGGTGTAGAATGGATAAGATTACTTTATTGTTATCCTGAAGAAATAACAGAAGAATTAATAGATGAAATTGCAACTAATGATAAGGTCGTAAAATATTTAGACTTACCAATTCAACATATAAATGATAATATTTTAAAAAGAATGGCAAGAAAAACAAATAAACAAACTATAATATCTAAGATAAATAGATTAAGAGAAAAGGTTTCTGGCGTGGTTTTAAGAACGTCTTTAATAGTAGGATTCCCAGGAGAAACAAAAGAGGAATTTGAAGAGTTAAAAGAATTTTTAAAAGACTTTAAACTTGATAATGTAGGCGTATTTAAATATTCACAAGAAGAAGGAACACCTGCTTCTAAAATGGATAATCAAGTTTTAGAAGAAGTTAAAGATGTTAGAGAAAGAGAATTGATGGACGTTCAAAAAATAGTATCTGAAGGCTTAAACAAATTGAAAGTTTCAAAAGTTTATGATACTATAATAGAAGGAAGAAAAGGTAAATATTTCATAGGAAGAAGTTCAGAAATGGCTCCAGAAATAGATGGAGTTATATATGTAAAGTCAGATGAAAATTTAAATAAAGGTGATATAATTAAAGTAAAAATAATAGAAGCTTTAGAGTATGATTTAATAGGAGAGGTATATAATGAATTTAGCAAATAA
- the recA gene encoding recombinase RecA gives MSNIDTEKLKAIESAMSQIEKQFGKGSVMKLGADSSLNVDAISTGCLDLDIALGIGGVPKGRIIEIYGPESSGKTTVALHIAAESQKNGGAVAFIDAEHALDPSYARNLGVDTESLIVSQPDTGEQGLEIAEALVRSGAIDVIVIDSVAALVPRAEIEGEMGDSHVGLQARLMSQALRKLTGTIQKTGCVAIFINQLREKVGVMFGNPETTTGGRALKFYSSVRLDVRRIDSIKQGEGIVGNRTRVKVMKNKVAPPFKQAEFDIMYNEGISRTGNIVDVGVKEGIIQKSGAWFSYGDIRLGQGRENAKLYLKDNEDVALDVENQIRAKHNLPLATKVEVKSDKKSKSEEK, from the coding sequence ATGAGTAATATAGATACAGAAAAGTTAAAGGCCATAGAAAGTGCTATGAGCCAAATAGAAAAACAATTTGGTAAAGGGTCAGTAATGAAATTAGGAGCAGATAGTTCTTTAAATGTTGATGCTATTTCAACTGGATGCCTTGATTTAGATATTGCTTTAGGAATTGGCGGAGTTCCTAAAGGAAGAATAATTGAAATATATGGACCAGAAAGTTCAGGTAAAACTACAGTAGCATTACATATAGCTGCAGAATCACAAAAGAATGGTGGAGCAGTAGCATTTATAGATGCAGAACATGCTTTAGATCCAAGTTATGCTAGAAATTTAGGGGTAGATACTGAAAGTCTTATAGTTTCACAACCAGATACAGGAGAGCAAGGTCTTGAAATAGCAGAGGCTTTAGTACGTTCAGGAGCTATTGATGTTATAGTAATAGACTCAGTTGCAGCTTTAGTACCTAGAGCGGAAATAGAAGGTGAAATGGGAGATTCTCACGTAGGTCTTCAAGCAAGACTTATGTCACAAGCTTTAAGAAAATTAACTGGAACTATACAAAAAACAGGATGCGTAGCAATCTTTATAAACCAATTAAGAGAAAAGGTTGGAGTTATGTTTGGTAATCCAGAAACAACTACAGGGGGAAGAGCTTTAAAGTTCTATTCTTCAGTTAGATTAGATGTTAGAAGAATAGACTCAATAAAGCAAGGCGAAGGAATAGTAGGTAATAGAACTAGAGTCAAAGTAATGAAAAATAAAGTAGCACCACCATTTAAACAAGCTGAATTTGATATTATGTACAATGAAGGTATTTCAAGAACAGGAAATATAGTTGACGTTGGAGTTAAAGAAGGAATAATACAAAAAAGTGGAGCTTGGTTCTCATATGGTGATATTAGATTAGGGCAAGGTAGAGAAAATGCTAAATTATACTTAAAAGATAATGAGGATGTTGCATTAGATGTAGAAAATCAAATTAGAGCAAAACATAATCTACCATTGGCAACAAAAGTAGAAGTAAAATCAGATAAAAAATCAAAGTCTGAAGAAAAATAA
- a CDS encoding FtsK/SpoIIIE family DNA translocase, whose translation MARGKGNNTKAAKGKQTSKNKENGDIKGIIYISTGILLAIAIYTTWAGALSIFSRKVIYNLLGVGAFILPAYLVYFGIDSILSKGTIQFSRRFFGVTMVAFIIILGCSTGNLNVMNSREGFSETLKNVILQGGLHGGLIGYMIAYPLSQLLGYLGSYVLYITLGFIGIILVFDITLYDVIMYFKDEHSKAKLNKKSRKIENKVSDETTIQTKNDLVNVVPKVQDKEREEFINGINNKIKILDFMKSSSLEDVPTIEDISSREIATDKSIKNPFDIKVFDDDNKALKEDTKPIERHVKKGKLDDESKEVMTKEIEDNISSETKIEEKIYHYPTVDLLNINSKMRLKSEDKKELIENANKLEGILNDFGVDAKVVQVTKGPSVTRFEIQPSPGVKVSKIVNLQDDIALGLAASGVRMEAPIPGKAAIGIEVPNRKQTPVFLREVLDSKEFKNSNNRLAFALGKDIAGKCVVGDLSKMPHMLIAGATGSGKSVCINALIISLLYKYSPEEVKLLMIDPKVVELSVYNGIPHLLIPVVTDPKKAAAALNWAVNEMTRRYKLFADSSVRNVESYNALFEKGMIEEKLPYIVMIVDELADLMMACPNDVEDYICRLAQMARAAGMHLIIATQRPSVDVITGVIKANIPSRISFAVSSGVDSRTILDSTGAEKLLGRGDMLYYPIGESKPLRVQGAFIDEDEVEKVVSFVKDREEETIYKEEIIEHIENGVSNSNSHSNDSEGDTDELLNEAINIVVEYSQASTSFLQRKLRIGFNRASRIMDELEERGIISSKDGSKPRQVLISKEELGLED comes from the coding sequence TTGGCTAGGGGGAAAGGGAACAATACCAAAGCTGCGAAAGGGAAACAAACAAGTAAGAATAAAGAAAATGGAGATATTAAGGGGATAATATATATATCTACAGGAATATTATTAGCTATTGCTATATACACAACTTGGGCAGGGGCATTATCTATATTTTCTAGAAAAGTAATATATAATTTATTGGGAGTTGGAGCTTTTATACTTCCAGCTTACTTAGTTTACTTTGGAATAGATAGTATTTTAAGTAAAGGAACTATACAGTTTTCAAGAAGGTTTTTTGGAGTTACTATGGTTGCATTTATAATAATTTTAGGATGTTCAACTGGAAATCTTAATGTTATGAATAGCAGAGAAGGCTTTAGTGAGACTTTAAAGAATGTTATATTACAAGGTGGATTGCATGGTGGACTTATAGGATATATGATAGCGTATCCACTAAGTCAATTATTAGGTTATTTAGGATCATATGTACTTTATATAACATTAGGATTTATAGGAATTATATTAGTTTTTGATATTACTTTGTATGATGTTATTATGTATTTTAAAGATGAACATTCAAAAGCAAAATTAAATAAAAAAAGCAGAAAAATAGAAAATAAAGTAAGTGATGAAACTACGATACAAACAAAGAATGATTTAGTTAACGTAGTTCCTAAGGTACAAGATAAAGAAAGAGAAGAGTTTATTAATGGTATAAATAATAAAATAAAAATATTAGATTTTATGAAATCATCATCCTTAGAAGATGTTCCAACTATTGAAGACATTTCTTCTAGGGAGATTGCTACGGATAAATCAATAAAGAATCCTTTTGATATAAAGGTTTTTGATGATGACAATAAGGCATTAAAAGAAGATACAAAACCTATAGAAAGACATGTTAAAAAGGGAAAACTTGATGATGAGTCAAAAGAGGTTATGACTAAAGAAATAGAAGATAATATATCCTCAGAAACTAAAATAGAAGAAAAAATATACCATTATCCAACAGTAGATCTTCTAAATATAAATTCTAAAATGAGATTGAAAAGTGAAGATAAAAAAGAACTTATAGAAAATGCAAATAAACTTGAAGGGATATTAAATGACTTTGGAGTAGATGCAAAGGTTGTACAAGTAACTAAAGGGCCATCAGTTACAAGATTTGAGATTCAACCAAGTCCTGGAGTTAAAGTATCTAAAATAGTAAATCTTCAAGACGATATAGCGTTGGGTTTAGCTGCAAGTGGAGTAAGAATGGAAGCACCAATACCAGGTAAAGCGGCTATAGGAATTGAAGTTCCAAATAGAAAGCAAACACCAGTATTTTTAAGAGAGGTATTAGACTCTAAAGAATTTAAAAACTCAAATAATAGATTAGCTTTTGCTTTAGGAAAAGACATTGCAGGGAAATGTGTTGTTGGAGATTTAAGTAAAATGCCTCATATGTTAATTGCAGGAGCTACAGGCTCTGGTAAATCAGTATGTATAAATGCATTAATAATAAGTTTACTATATAAATATAGCCCAGAGGAAGTTAAACTTTTAATGATAGACCCTAAAGTAGTAGAGCTTAGTGTATATAATGGAATACCACATTTATTAATACCAGTAGTTACAGACCCCAAAAAGGCTGCTGCAGCTTTAAATTGGGCTGTAAATGAAATGACTAGAAGATATAAACTTTTTGCTGATTCATCAGTTAGAAATGTAGAAAGTTATAATGCTTTATTTGAAAAAGGAATGATAGAGGAGAAGCTTCCTTATATAGTAATGATAGTAGATGAACTTGCAGATTTAATGATGGCATGTCCAAATGATGTAGAAGATTATATATGTAGATTAGCTCAAATGGCAAGAGCAGCTGGAATGCATTTAATAATTGCAACTCAAAGGCCTTCAGTTGATGTTATAACTGGTGTAATTAAGGCTAATATACCATCTAGAATATCCTTTGCAGTATCTTCAGGGGTAGATTCAAGGACTATACTAGATTCAACAGGAGCTGAAAAATTATTAGGTAGAGGGGATATGTTATATTATCCAATAGGTGAAAGTAAGCCTTTAAGAGTTCAAGGAGCTTTTATTGATGAAGATGAAGTTGAAAAAGTTGTTTCATTTGTTAAAGATAGAGAAGAGGAAACTATTTATAAGGAAGAAATAATTGAACACATAGAAAATGGAGTGTCAAATAGTAACTCTCATAGTAATGATTCAGAAGGTGATACAGATGAACTTTTAAATGAAGCTATTAATATAGTTGTAGAATATAGTCAAGCATCAACATCTTTTCTTCAACGAAAATTAAGAATAGGATTTAATAGAGCATCTAGAATAATGGATGAATTAGAAGAAAGAGGCATAATATCTTCAAAGGATGGAAGTAAACCAAGGCAGGTATTGATTTCAAAAGAAGAATTAGGTTTAGAAGATTAA